The genomic window AGGAGGACTTAGAGCGCCGCTTTGTTACATGCAGTGCCATCGATGTCAGTGACCCTCGCGCCGTGGTCGCGAGTTTCTTTGCTAGCCAGAGGATCACTCCTAGCACAGAACCCGATTGGGACAGGCCCGCTGCATTGTTTCACCCCAGTGGGATGGTCTACTACGAAACCGAGGGTCTCTATCGAGGATGGCGGCCTTTTCACGAGTATCTTGGGACTCTTCGTAAGCAATCACCATTCCTTGCGGTAGCAGACTTTGTCTTTTCGGTGGGAAGCCACATGAAGCCTACAGAGGACACGTTACGGCTGACGGTCCAATACGACTGGGTACTACAGACTGTGTCTGATGTGCTGTCTCGGGGTCACCCGCAGATTGACTTTCACTTATGGTATGGCAAGGGACGATGGTGGATCATCAGTCTGATCCTCCGGGACGGTCGGGGCGTCGTTGCCTATTGAGTCTTGCGTAAGCAATGGAAGGAGTCACGGTGTCCACGGCAACGCTGATGCGTAGATGCAGGACCACAGGAGATCTTGCGAGCGACGGAGGCGGCGAACCGCGGTGCCAAGAGCGTGGCGGAGTGCGGCGAGATCGTCCGGGGCGCCATTGGCGAGGGCGCGGTCGGCGTGGCCCCAGACGGACTCGGCGGGGTTGAGTTCGGGCGCAGAGGCGGGGAAGAAGTGAACGGGCAGCCGGGGATGGCGCGCGCGGAAGCGCTGGACGTTGCCGCGCCGGTGGATGGAGCCACGGTCTCAGAGCAGATCGACGGGGCCCCGGAGGTGGCGCAGCAGGTGTCGAAGGAAGGTCTCGATGTCGAGGCCGGTGAGATTGCGGGGGCGACCGTGGAGATAGAGCGCGATCTGGCGCCGTCCGGGCGACACCGCCACCCCACTACAGACCGAGAGGCGATCGTGGCGATACCGATGGCGCAGATACGGAGTTCCCCCGCGGGGCGCCCAGGTCCGCCGGACAGTGGGGGTGAGCAGGAAGCCGCTCTCATCGACGAACACGAGGTGGGCGCCCCGGCGGGCGGCGTTTTTTTATCCGGGGCCACGCGCTCCGCTTCCACCGGGCGATGGCCGGTTCGTCCCGCTCGACGGCCCGCCGCTCGGGCTTCTGGCAGCTCCAGCCCAGGCCGGTCAGGACTTTCCACACGTGCGCCGGATGATAGCGAACGCCAAACTGCTGGCGGATCAGCGCGGCCACTCGGGGCAACGTCCAGAGATCGGTGCGGTACCCGGCCCGCAACGGCCCGTGGCCCAGCAGCGTGACCAGCTTCGCTTTCTGGCCGGGCGATAATCGCGATGGGCGTCCTGGGGTGGGCTTGGGGCGCAGGCCCCGCGCCCCCTCGCGCTCGTACGCCTGCCACCACCGGGACACCGAACTCGCCGAGGCGGAGAACTGGCGCGCCACCGCCGACAGCGTCTGCCCGGCCTTCACCTGCGCGATCGCCCGCCGCCGCCGTTGCTCCAGTTGCTCGGGTGTTCCGGCTGGTCTCATGCCTCATACGCTGTCACCCGATCCTCGAGAATCTCCCATTATTTCTGCAAGACTCAATATGTCGCCTACGCGCATGAGCTGCATCCGCCCTGAACGCAGCGGCGACCTAGCGAGCGGCGGATAGCTCCATCGGCTGCGCCTCGAAGGGGACGCCGGCCGGGAACCCGACCAGCCTGATCTCGGGGTGGAGCGTGATGCCCAGCCGCGTCTCGACGCGCTCGCGAGCCATCTCCATGAGCGCGAGGATATCGTGATGGGTGGCCCCGCCAACGTTGACGATCAGGTTGGCAGACTTCGAGGAGATCTCGGCGCCGTTCACGCGCTTGCCGCGGAGGCCAACCATCTCGACGAGTCGGGCGGCGCGATCGCCGGGCGGATTCTTCCAGATGTAGCCCGCGGTCGCGAGGGTGAAGGGCTGCGATTCCTTCCACACTTTCAGCCGGTACTGCAGAGCCTTCTGGACGACCTGGGCCGGACGACGCTCGAGCTGCAGCCGGCAGCCCACGAGGATGCCGCCCGTCGGCAGATCGAAGGTCCGCCCGCCGGCAGGCCCTCCCGCGCGGTGCTCGCCCAGGGTCCCGTCGGGATGCACGAAGTAGACGGCCGAACAATGCTCGATGAGCGCGCCTTCGGCTGTCCGCGCCTTGGTCGCCAGCGCGCCCCCGACGGTGGCCGGAATCCCCGCCAGGTACTCGAGGCCGCCCAGACCCTGCGCCGCGGCCTCCCGGATGAGGGCAGAGAGCGGCATGCCCGCTCCCACCGCGACCTCGTCGCCGGCGAACTCGGCTCGACTGAGAATGCCCTGTAGCTTCACGACGACGGCCTGCAGGCCGCGGTCGGAGACGAGCAGATTGTTGCCGCCGCCGATCACGATGAGGGGCAGATCCTCCTGTTCGGCGAAGGCGAGAGCGTAGCGGAGATCAACGAGGTCCTGCGGCATGATGAAAAACTCCGCGGGGCCACCGATCCGCAACGAGGTGTGGAAGCTGAGGGGTTCTCTGAACCTGACGGCGCCGGTGATTCGCCCTAACATCTGAGCCTCCCATTCGTCGGCCCATCGGCCGCGCGGCGTGAAGTTGCATTCGCGCACCTCTAGTGCACGACCGTTGCCAAGGCCCGATGTGCAAGGTTATCCGTCAGTTTGCTGACACTGGCCGACGAGGGCGTGACAGAGGGTGTCAGGATTTGTGACGGAGAATGGCAGTCAACTGGGCGGACTCTCGGACAAAGCCGGCGTACCCATCCGACCGCTCGCGCTGGGCTATGTACTGTACATCGGGAGCGTAGATAACATAGAGCCCGTTCTCAGTCATGGCGCCCCGCGGCCCAGGCTCTTTCCTCCTTGTCACAACTCTTCCCCTTGTCAGCGCATAGGACGGACAAACGCTGTTCCCTCGGCTCCCTCGCCGCGCGAAGCGGGTGGGGGACATGCGGCCTCCCCTGCGGGCCCCAGCCTGACACCCGGCATTGCTCGCTTCACCGGGGCGAAGGCGAGCGTCAGCACCGCGATCGCCCTCTGACCGGGGCCATCCTGCGCCGCCACGGGCTCGCGGTCGAGAAGCGGGCGGAGGGGTGCGGCGGCGGGGCCGGGAGGGCGCCGGAGCGGGCCCGGTGGGCGAGAATGGCCTGCACCGCGAGGGGATCCTGCACGGAAGTCGTCTTCCGACTTCTTTACCGGGGCGGCCTCACCAGCGGCACGAAGCGGACGGGGATGGTGCGCTGCTGAACGATGCCGGTTGGCGTCCGCGAGACGAGCAGGATTTCCTGATAGGCGACGCCTACGGGAATGATCATGCGCCCGCCGACCGCGAGCTGATCCACCAGCGGCTGCGGCACGTGGTCGGGCGCCGCGGTCACCATGATCGCATCGAACGGCGCCTGCTCGGGCCATCCGAGGTATCCGTCGCCCGTGCGCACGTGCACGTTCCGGTAGCCGAGCTCCGCAAGCGTGTTGCGGGCGTGGTCGGCAAGCTGCGGCACGATCTCGATCGTGTAGACCTCGCGCGCCAGCTCGCCCAGGACCGCAGCCTGATAGCCCGACCCAGTGCCGATCTCCAGCACCTTTTTCTTGTTCGTGACCTGCAGCCCTTCGGTCATGTAGGCCACGATGTAGGGCTGTGAGATCGTTTGGCCGTAGCCGATCGGCAGCGGCCGATCGGCGTAGGCCTGCGGCACCACTCCGCTTGGCACGAACCGCTCGCGCGGCACCTTCAACATCGCGGCCAGCACCCCTTCGTCCTTGATGCCACGCGCTTTGATCTGGTCTTCGACCATTCGATGTCGTCCGGCCAGCGGCGAGTCCTCGCGCGCCTGCGCCGCGAGGCGGCCGGTCCACGGCCAGTGGGCGTATCCCACGACGAGCAGGCCGAGCACGATAAGGCTGAACTTCATGACCGGAGTGACCTATGTGCCCGCGAAAGAGAAGCGTCCACAATCGTAGCCGGCGCGAAGGCAACAAAAAGGCCGTTAGCGGCCCCGAGCCGGGGGCGCGTGGACACCGGGGGCGGGGCGGGCCGGCCCGACGGAGTGACTGACGAGGCGCTGACCGGCCAAGCCATGGCTGCGATCCTGCGCCGGGGAGCCCGGGTCCGTCAAGAAGTGCGCGGAGCGGACCAAGGCCTGGCCACGCCCCCGGGGGGCGGGGCCGCCGAGCCGGAGTCAGCGGTCGCGCCGGAGTCACGCCGCCCCGGCGCCGGGCCTGTGACAAGGAAGACCCGGGGGGAGAACCCTCGGGCGAGGCGGGCCATGACTGAGAACGGGTCTTATGTTATCTACGCTCTTGAGGGCCCGAAAGCGCCCGGAGTTCATGAGTTGGCGGAGGCCCTCGGTGGCCGCACAGCGCCAGAGATACGTCGGACAACCACTCGCTCGAGTGAGCGGCCGGCGGCCAAGTCGGGACCGATTCGGGCTCGAATTCTTCAAAGATTCTAGTCCTCAACTTTCGCTCTTCTGTCCCTGAGTATCTGCTCGGAGCATTTCATTGGCTCCTGTCCGGGGCGAGGCGCTCTGTTGCATATCGCAGAACGCCAAGAGCCGCCGTAGGGAGGGTGGTCTCCGCTGCTGAATCTCGCCCCCAATTCGGATGGTCGCAATCCAACGGCGTCAGTCGCCTTTGAACTTGTGGCCCGTCGTCAAAGCCACGATCCCGACTCCAAGAAACTTGCCGCCTAAGGCAAGTTACGACATCTTCGTCGCTCCTACCACTCACGCTGTAACTCTCAATTCCCTTATAAAGAGGCCGCCGGCACCGATAGCACCCGTATCTCACATAAGTATGGTTCATGACCATCGTCATGAGAAGGAGGTCGCGAGGCCGAAGGCATGAGCCGCAAAGCTGCGTTGGCCTGCTCTTACTAAAGCATACCGAGATAAATTTTCTATAAACTCTCCTTTGCTTTCGGGATGCTTGATCTTGCGTAATACGAAACTACAGTCTTAGACTATGACCATTCTATGTTTACCGTACCCGCCAACTTCATCGGCACTTTCAAGACTGGCGATAATATCAACTACAATCTGCGTCTCCTCGCGGTTTTATACAGGCACTACGAAGAAGCGAATGCTGAAGAACAAAGCCTCCTATGCAAGCCGATAATATTGATTTTGGTGTCCATCATCGAAGCAATTCTGCACGATTTTCACATGCGTATTCGCGTCTTCACCATTGAGGGAGTGAAGACCCTGGCAGATTCCGTAATTGCCTACATACAAGGGAAAGATCCCGATGAACTTGAAACCTATATCGCCAGCGCCAGGAAGCATAATTTGTTTGAGATGGCTAATCTTCGCTTTTACGACATCCTGACCGAATTGAGAAAACTTCGCAACCGCATCCACATTCAGAATACCAAAGGTCTGCCTCCGCCAGATGAGCACAACGCCTTTACGCAGGCTAAAACACTGCTCGCGGAAAAAGCCTTAGAACGGGTTGTAAAGAAAATGGCAGAGAAATATCCAAGAGGCGAGCACGTATCCGGATTCGTGGGTGATTTCGTGTTTCCGTGGTTAGCGCATTTCGCTTAAGTCATCTCCCAGCCACCCCGCCGTCGGTGCCCGCCGGCCCCGGCCCGGTCTGATAATTGCCTTTCTGTCGCCTGCGCGCCGTGCGGCACTTTACCTCACGCGCTATGATAGCCGGTGGGCTTGTCCTTATGACCGCTACGGATAATCTGCTCCAGGACGCTCGCACCGTCGCCATCGTTGTCCACGGCGTCGGTGATCATTCCGATGTCGACATTCTTGACGAAGCGGCAAAGGGTGCTGCGGCTTTCCAGGACTCCGGTTTCCTTGTTCGTCGAATCCAGTTAACGGGCATCCCGTCGGAACCTCCCCCATACCCTATATGGGAAAAGCACGGGGACGACAATCCATCACTCTCTTCACTCTCGATCGAGGTCGACGGGAGCAGGCATGTCATTCTCCCCATCGTTTGGTCGGATTTTCGCCTCCGTGCGCAATACTGGCCGAAGTGGAGCGACCCTGTCAGCATTGCAGTGAGTATTCCCCTGTGGGGATATTCGCTTTTGCTGCTTAGCGTGGACTGTCTCCGCTGCATTCCCAAAGCAAGGGCGCCATGGATACCGGCGCTCGCGGGCGTTGCGGTATTTGTGATTTGCGCGGCTCTGGGTGCGTATTTATCCGCGCGATTTGCAATCAACAATGTCTATGCGGCTGAAAGCATGTTTAGCCCGGTCTATGGAGCTTTCGGTCTGTTGCTTGTCGGTTGCATCGTAAAACTGACTAC from Candidatus Rokuibacteriota bacterium includes these protein-coding regions:
- a CDS encoding IS630 family transposase; its protein translation is MRPAGTPEQLEQRRRRAIAQVKAGQTLSAVARQFSASASSVSRWWQAYEREGARGLRPKPTPGRPSRLSPGQKAKLVTLLGHGPLRAGYRTDLWTLPRVAALIRQQFGVRYHPAHVWKVLTGLGWSCQKPERRAVERDEPAIARWKRSAWPRIKKRRPPGRPPRVRR
- the murB gene encoding UDP-N-acetylmuramate dehydrogenase; the protein is MLGRITGAVRFREPLSFHTSLRIGGPAEFFIMPQDLVDLRYALAFAEQEDLPLIVIGGGNNLLVSDRGLQAVVVKLQGILSRAEFAGDEVAVGAGMPLSALIREAAAQGLGGLEYLAGIPATVGGALATKARTAEGALIEHCSAVYFVHPDGTLGEHRAGGPAGGRTFDLPTGGILVGCRLQLERRPAQVVQKALQYRLKVWKESQPFTLATAGYIWKNPPGDRAARLVEMVGLRGKRVNGAEISSKSANLIVNVGGATHHDILALMEMARERVETRLGITLHPEIRLVGFPAGVPFEAQPMELSAAR
- a CDS encoding protein-L-isoaspartate(D-aspartate) O-methyltransferase, with product MVEDQIKARGIKDEGVLAAMLKVPRERFVPSGVVPQAYADRPLPIGYGQTISQPYIVAYMTEGLQVTNKKKVLEIGTGSGYQAAVLGELAREVYTIEIVPQLADHARNTLAELGYRNVHVRTGDGYLGWPEQAPFDAIMVTAAPDHVPQPLVDQLAVGGRMIIPVGVAYQEILLVSRTPTGIVQQRTIPVRFVPLVRPPR